In the genome of Xanthomonas hortorum pv. pelargonii, the window CATGTTGATCGCACTGCCGCTGGTGGTGAATCTCACCGCGTTGCTGAGTTTGCAGAACACCTATAACGCCAACATCCAGAGCTTCGTCAACGCGGCGGTGGCGATGGTGTTGGGCATCGGATTTGCCGTGGTGCTCACCCGGTTGTTTCGCTCGGTGGGTGCGGAATGGAGCGCGCGCCGCCTGGTACGCCAGGGCTGGCGCACGCTGGCCGAGGCTGCGGAAGGCCACGGTGCACAAGACCGGCAACAGTTCGCCTACCGCATGCTGGACTTGCTTGGCTTGCTCGCACCACGCTTGGCACTGACGCCGGAAGGCAGCGATCTGGCCTCGGTGGATATGCTCAACGAAGTGCGTGTGGGCTTGAACATCCTGCAGCTGCGCAGCGCGCGACACGGGTTGCCGCAGCCGAGCAGGGAGGCGGTTGACGCGATCCTGGCCGAGGTTGCGGCGCATTACCGGCAGCAGGTTGCACACAAGCGGCCATTGCCTGGGCCGGATGCGCTACGCGATCGCCTGGATGCGTCGCTGACGCGCGTGGGCAAGGTACCGGCAGGGACGCATCGCGATGAAGCGCTGCTGGGTTTGATTGGGCTGCGTTACAGCGTGTTTGCAAAGACAGTACAGCAGCCCAAAGACATCACACAAAAGCCGCCTGCTTTAGCCCCTCTCCCCTCGGGGCGATAAGGCACTGCTCGCGCGCCACTGGCGCGCGTGCCTTGGAGCGCCCGCGCCGCAAGCGCGGGCCGGGGCGCGGAGCGGGGGTTGGGGTGAGGGTCCGGGGCGAAGCCACTCGCGGTACATGACACGAGGCTTCGCACGTACCCTCATCCGCCCTTCGGGCACCTTCTCCCGCAGGGAGAAGGGAACGGCTCAGCCCGCACGCAACACATCACCGCTTGCGCTGATGCATCGCCGCTTCGTCATCCAGCCAGTTGCTGCCCTTGTTGGTCAGGAAGAACATGTACACCACCAACGACACCGCGATCACCGCCGTGGCATAGATCACGAACTCGCTCACGTGGCCCGTTTTCAACGAGGCCTGGTACAACAACGGTGCAGTGCCACCGAACGCAGAGTTCGCCAACGCATAGCCCAGGCCCACGCCCAGCGCGCGCACGTGGGTCGGGAACAATTCCGCCTTCACCACCGCATTGATCGAGGTGTAGCCGGTCAGGATCACAAAGCCCACGGTGAGGATCGCGAAAGCGGTCAGCCAGTCGGTCTGCTTGGGCAGCTCCATCACCAGGAACCAGGTGTAGAGCACGCCACCGATGCCGAAGAACACCAGCAGGCTCTTGCGCCCGACGATGTCGGACAGCCAGCCGCCAATGGGCTGCATCAGCATCAGCACCGTCAGCGCGACCAGGTTGATGATGGTGCCGGCCATCACGTCGCCACCGGCGAACGCGGTCTGGATCATCTTCGGCCCGGTCACCGAGTAGGTGTAGAACGCGATCGTGCCGCCGGCGGTGATCAGGAAGCACAGCAGCAGCGGGCGCCACTGATTGACGAACAGCTCGCGCATCGAGCCAGAGGCCTTGGCCTTGCCGGTGCGCGAATCGGCGATGGATTCGGAGCTCAGCGACTCGTCCATGCTCTGGCGCAGCCAGAACACCACCAACGCACCGATGCCGCCCAGGCCGAACGCCACACGCCAGCCCCACTCGGACACCTGCGGCGCATCGAAGAAATGCAGCATCACCAGCAATGTTGTCTGCGCCAGCACGTGCCCGCCAACCAACGTGACGTAATGGAACGAAGACAGAAACCCGCGTCGGCCCGGAATCGCCGCCTCGGACATGTAGGTCGCGCTGGTGCCGTATTCGCCACCGGTGGCAAAGCCCTGCAGCAGACGCGCCAACAACAGGATGATCGGCGCGGCGATGCCGATCGTGGAGACCGTCGGGGTGATCGCGATGACGAACGAGCACAGCGCCATCATCGACACCGAAATCGTCAACGCCAGGCGCCGGCCGTAACGGTCGGCAAACCGGCCGAAGTACCACGCGCCGATCGGGCGCATCAGGAAGGTCATCGCAAAGATCGCCCACACGAACATCGTGGCGTTCTTGTCTTCCTTGGAGAAGAACTGCGATTCGAAATAGACCGCAAACACCGAGTAGACGTAAACGTCGTACCACTCGACCAGATTGCCGGCCGAGCCCTTGAGCGTGTTGGACACCGAACGGCGAAGGCTACCGGGAGCTGCGCCAGAACCGGCGGCAATCGGGGACGTTGGGGGTGCGCTCATGCAGTCAGAACCTTGTGGGTGGGACACCCGGCAGTATAGGTGCGCGCTTGTGTGACGCATGTAAGCATTTCGGCGCATAGGCGGGCGCCGTGCAAGCGGCTAGTCCGCCCGATTTACGATCGGAAGGCAGCCAACGCGGAGCGTCCGCTCGCGTCGTTCTACACCGACGTGTACTGATGTCGCTCGTAGCGCTTCAGTCCGCTTTCGGCATCGGCGCAGCAAGCGATTTGCTGCACATCTCCGAGCGATCGAAGCAGCACGCGCATCACCTGCCCCTTCACAGTTCCCACGCCCTCGCCTTGCCAGAATGCCGGCCGCTCAAGGCCGCAACGGTCCGGAACAGGGGTTGGATGCATGACATGGATCATCGTGGCCACGGTCATCACCACGCTGGTGGTGGGGCTGCTATTGCTCAACTTCGCCACGCCCGAGAAAAAGCTCGAGCACATCCCGAGCCATTGCTACGACGTGTCCGACCCGCAGTTCAAGCGCGAGATGTCGGTGTTGCTGGGCCCGGCGATCCTGCCCGGCAACAAGATCCAGGTGCTGCACAACGGCCACGAGATCTTCCCGGCGATGCTGGCTGCCATTCGCAGCGCGCAGCGCACCATCACCTTCGAAACCTACATCTACTGGTCGGGCGAGATCGGCCGCGAGTTCAGCCAGGCGCTGGCCGAGCGCGCCCGCGCCGGGGTCAAGGTGCGCGTCACCATCGACTGGGGCGGCAGCCTGAAAATGGATGCCGCGCTGGTCGAAGACATGACCGAGGCCGGGGTGGAGGTGCATCGCTACCGTCCGCTCACCTGGTACAACCTGCACCGCGTCAATAACCGCACCCACCGCAAGCTGCTGGTGATCGATGGCCGTATCGGCTTCACCGGCGGCGTGGGCGTGGCCGACCAGTGGATGGGCGATGCGCAGGACCCGGAGCACTGGCGCGACTCGCATTACCGCATCGAAGGCCCGGTGGTGGCGCAGGTGCAGGCCGCCTTCAACGACAACTGGATCAAGACCACCGGCCGCGTGCTCAACGGCGCCGAGTACTACCCCGAATTGGCGCCGGCCGGCGACAGCGACGCGCAGCTGTTCGTGGCCTCGCCAGCGGGCGGCAGCGAGAGCATGCACCTGATGTATCTGATCGCCATCGCTGCGGCGCGCAGCTCCATCGATCTGGCCGCCGCCTACTTCGTGCCGGATGCACTGATCACCCGCTCGCTGCTGGAAGCGCGTGCGCGCGGCGTGCAGATCCGCGTGCTGCTGCCCGGCAAGCATATCGACGCGATCTCGGTGCGGCTGGCCTCCAAGGCCAGTTGGGAGCCGCTGCTGCAGGCCGGCATCGATATCCACGAATTCCTGCCCACCATGCTGCACACCAAGCTGCTGGTCATCGACAGCCTGCTGGTCTCGGTGGGCTCGACCAACTTCGACATCCGCTCGTTCCGCCTCAACGACGAGGCCAGCTTGAATGTCTACGACCGCGCGCTGGCCGCACAGATGACCGAAGTGTTCGAGCGCGACCTGCAACGGGCCGAGCTGTACACGCTGGAACGCTGGCGCAAGCGGCCGCTGCGGCAGAAGCTGGGCGAGAAGTTGGTCATCCCGTTTCGCTCGCAGGTGTAGGCAACGGCCTTCCCCCCCGCTTGGTAGTGAGCGCACCCGCGCTCAGCGCCGCACACTCGCGCAGGCGGTCACGCCTGCAAGCGAAGCTGCCGCAGCCGCCACCACAGCCCGCCAACGTGGACCAGCGAATACAGCACCAGCGCCGCGGCAATCCCGAGCGTCAACGGGCTGGCCTGCGAGCCGGCCGCCGCCGCGCCCGCGCTGAAGGCGCCATCGGCCCAGCGCCAGGCCAGCCGCCCGAGCAGCACCAGCGTGAGCCCGCCGCCGATCCACGGATTGGGCGTGTACCAGCCACGGCCCTCTACCCATTCGGCATGCGTGTAGCGCAGCGACAGCGCGCCCAGCCCGATGCCCACCAGCGTTCCCACGGCGATCCCTGGCCGCACCTGCGGCAAGCCATAGACCGCGTACGCCAGCGCCGCCGCCGCAATGACCAGCACCACGGTACGCACCGCCGTGCTCACCGGCTTCCATTGCTGGCGGCCGAAGCTGCGCCGGATGCGCCGGTAGTAGAGAAAGGCGATGGCCGCCATCGAGAGATACGGGGTCAGCGGTGCGATGGCAGCAGCGGGCATGGCGATTCCTTTCCAGGTGAGATGCAGGTGAGGCGACCGCCGCAGAATGAAACCAGCTGCTAACGCGAACAAGGTGCCAAGTGTCACTTTCTGCGCGCACAGGCAGGTTGCCCGGGCGGCCACCGCCGCGCGCGGCAATGGCGACAGACAACCGACCTTCGCGCAGGACCGGCCTGCCTGCCACCGCCGGTAAACGCCCCAGCCGCGCGCAAGCCATTGCCACACGCGAACCAGAGCCGCACGGGTAGACTTGCCGGCAGAGCTCCCCCACCGCAGTGCCATGTCCGCCATCAAGCAAGAAGCCCACACGCTGATCGACACGCTGCCCGAGGCGGCAGGATGGGACGACGTGGTCCGCGTCGTGGATACCGCCAGCTTCGAGGCCGCGGTGCTGGACGGCATTGCCGCAGCGGATCAGGGCGCGGTTGCCGCGCCGGCACAGGTCACGGCACTGTTCGCCAAATGGGGCGTTGATGTTGCGGCGTGACTGGACCGTCCCGGCCGCCAAGCAACTTGCATACGCCCAGGATCACTACCACGCGCTCAACCCGACCGCCGCCGCCGCGATGGCGCGGCAGGTGCTGGAAGCCACCCGCACCCTAGCCGAGCAACCGGGCCGCGGCCGCGCCGGCCGGGTCGCCGGCACTCGCGAATGGGTGGTCAAGCAGACGCCGTACGTGCTGGTCTACCGCGTGCGCGACGACGCGCTGCAGCTGCTGCACGTTCAAGTCGACGCCAAAGACTGGCTGCCACGCACCGAGCCGAAAGGCGAACGCCTGGACCCGTGGATCGCCTCACTGGTCAGCGCCCTGCTGCACGTGTTGATGCTGCTGATCCTGCTGTCGGCCTCCACACCCACCATGACCCCGCCGCAGGGCTCGGCCAGCGGTGGCCGCACCAAGGTGGATTTCGTCGGCGACACCTCCACGCCCGACCAGCCCGTTCCCTCGCCAGCGCCCACCCCGCCGTCGCCAATGCCGGCGCCCGTGCAGCCGCCGCCGGCCGCCTCGCCGGTGCAGTCCACCCTGGTCAAGACCGCCAAGAACCCGATCCCGCCCGCAGGCAACACCCGCCGCGGCGGCCTGGTCGAGCAACGCCAGGCGCAACCGGTGCAGCGCCCCACCCCGCCGCAACCGCCGGCAGAACCGTCATCGCCGCCGCAGCGCCGCCCCCAGACCTGGACCGGCCGCCCACCGGGCATGCTCGAAGAAGAAGCCGATGCCGCCGAAGACGGCATGTCCAACACGCCCACCATCAGCGAAGGCCGCCGCCGCGACCGCAACAATGCCCAACCCAGCATGGATGTGGGCGGCTACCAGGTGTATTACGAAGTGCGCAGCGAAACCCAGCTGCGCAACTGGCGCGACCAAGGCATGAAGGAAGTGGCCATCATCCTGCCAGGCACCCAGTACCGCATGGTCTGCCCGCTGGAAGTCGCGCTCAAACGCGGCTCCAGCAAATGCCGCCTGCTGCCGCCGGACTCCCCCGAGCTGAAAGACATCGGCGATGCCCGCGAAGTCATCAACATGATGGAGGTCTACAAGCAGGGCGAGCCGGTGTGGCGTGGGCCGGGGCCGTATCGGTGAGTGGTGGGTTTCTGTTTGCCAAGGCTGTCGGCCGGCAGTACCGCTGCTTATCCACAAAACCACGTGCCGAAGACCGCCGTTTCGGCGCCTTTCGTTAGCGCAAAGTTCTGAGGGCGTCGGACGAACGAGCCGAAGAGGTCCTCAGCTCGTTCGACGACGACTCGGCCGTCGCAACCATTAGCCCCCTTGGTCTTGTCCCAGCTTCGTACTCAGTGCTCCGTTGAACGGCGCCGGATTGCTGGTCACCAGACAGTTGTAGTTTTTGTCGCTGTTGAGAACCAGCACAGACGACTGCGGCCCCTTGAAATCCAGCCCGACCGAGAACAGCACATAAGTGTTGGGCAGCGCGCTCGGCCGAAACGCACCGAAGCCATACTCCCCAGACAAGCCCAACGGCGCCAGCGGCACCGTGAGCATCAGCGGCTGCGTGGCCACAGGAGAGGGCAGCGACGAGGAAGCAGACATGATCTTGGAGTGCACGTCGATGGAATACTTGGAGGTGACCACCACTCCCAGATACTTGGAACTCGGTGCCGACACCTGCTTGCGACACGCCGCGATGTCTTCGGGGTTCTGATCTTGCTGACCGTTCTGCAGCGTGGCAAAGACCTGCGTCAGCGTGACTCTTTCCGTTTTGGCGACGGGCGCGGCAACGGCCGCTTCCATGCAGAACGCGCCGATCAGGAGTGAGAGGCCATATGCCGCAAGTGCACCGCGATAGCTGGTTTTACGTTTCATTTCGATCATTCCTTGGTGGGTGATGCAAGGTTTCGGCAGCGGCTGTTCGCGCGGCGGCGGCTTGCGCCTTGAATGGATAGTCGCAACGGCACCTGTGCATAACGCCAAGCGGCACATGATCGATTGCGTTCGATGACGACATGCGTCTGTGTAGAAGCACCACACCTACGCCACCCAGCTGGCCACGCCGCTGGTGTGTTCATCGTTGAAGACCAACGCCTCGCAAACCCGGCAAATCGTCTCAGCGACTTCGTTGCGTGATGCAATTTGGCTTTCGGAAGTGAACACAGCGCTCCGTTGCTCGCAACAGACATCCCTCAAGATAGAGCGGTTACCTGGAATAGCTCGCAGACATCTGATCCATATGATCAGCTGCATCAGGAGATCGCCATGCCACGCATCACGCCAAGCCATTGGGCTGCAACCTTCGCACTCATCGGAATCGCAGTGCTCTCGCTTTTGTCCTGTACCAATGCAGAGACGGCACTCACCGCTTCGACACAGGAAGACATCCTGAAATCAGAAGCAGTGCCCATGCTCGACGAGATTTATGCCTCCCAAAAGCCCTTTCGATTCCAACAGGTCGACGTGAGCAGCATCGTCAGCAACTACATACCGCTGGGTACAGCAAAAGCAACGGTGCTGGAGATGGTCGGCAAGTCTCCAACGTCAAAGATCGTTGAAGACACCGCAGGCAAGCTGGTCATCAGGGACAACAAGGGGCAGGCGATGCTGGACCCCGATGCCCGTTCCATCGTGATGACTTTTTCTTTGAATTCCAGCGGCAAAGTGACGCACGTCTACGCTGTCTACATCAAAAACCAGTAAGCCAACGACGCACGTCAGTCGCGTCCGGTTGATGATCTGATTCCTGGAGCAGGCAGATCGGATACGTTGACCAGTCCTCGCGATGGCAGTGCGCGCCCGGCCGGGAACTGGCTACAGTCTGCGCAGGCCGTGTGCGCCCGCCTCATCCACCTGCGCTCCATCTGCATGTTTCCGCATCGTTTTGCCCCCGCCTGGGTCTGGCCGTTGGCCTGTTGTGCGCCTGCTGCGCGCACGCCGCCGCACCGGCAGCGGCCCATCGTCTGCTGCGCGTCACGCTGGACGGGGCGAGCGATCAGCCCGTGTCCGGGCGCCTGCTGGTCTTTGCCACCCTGGCCAAGGACGCCCAGGCCGCGGCCAAGGATGGAAAGGACGACAAAGCCGGCAAGGTGGAAGCGGTGGACGTCAGCCCGTTCCGCCCCACTGCGGTGGCCGTGGCGGCGCAGGAGGTCACCGCGCTCGCGCCCGGTGCCAGCGTCGAGATCGACCTGGACAACATCGCCTTTCCCAGTGCGTTTTCCGCGCTGCCGGCCGGCGCGTATCTGTTCCAGGCCGTGCTGGATCCGGACCACAGCTACGGCTATGCCGGCCGCGATGGCGGCGATCTGTTGAGCGCCGTCACCGCAGTGACCCCAGGCAAGGGCAAGCCGTTGCCCACGCTGAGGCTCAGCAAGCAGGTGCCGGTCTCGGACGACCCCTGGCAGGTGTCGCCGCGCGCGCCACAGGCAATCCGCGACGCCGTCCCGGAGGCCAGGCTGCATAGCGCGGATGCCTCGATGGTGAGCCCGTCACTGAGCGCCTTCTGGGGCAGGCCGATCTCCATCCGCGCCCGCGTGCTCACCCCGCCGGGCTACGACGCCAAGGCCGCCGCCCGCTATCCCACCGTGTATGTCACCCATGGCTTCGGCGGCAACTACAACCGCTTTGCCGGCAGCATCGCGGCCACCTGGAGCGCGATGGCGGCCAAGCAGATGCCGCCGATGATCTGGGTGTTCCTGGACCAGGCCACGCCCACCGGCACCCACGAGTTCGCCGACTCGGTCAACAACGGCCCCTGGGGCAGCGCGCTGACCGAAGAGCTGATCCCCGCGCTGGAGCGCCAGTACAAGATGGACGGCAAGGCCAGCGGCCGGTTCTTGAACGGGCATTCGTCCGGCGGCTGGGCCACGCTGTGGCTGCAGACGCGCTACCCCAAGCTGTTCGGCGGTACCTGGTCCACCTCGCCCGATTCGAGCGACTTCCGCGACTTCACCGGGCCGGATCTGTACGCGCCCAATGCCAACGTCTACCGGCGCCCGGACGGCAGCCAGTTCCCGTTGATCCGCGACCAGGGCAAGGTGGTGGCCGATCTGGAAACCTTCGCCAAGCTCGAGCGCGTGTTAGGCCCGTACGGCGGCCAGATGACCTCGCTCGAGTGGGTGTTCTCCCCGCGCGGGCCCGACGGCCGCCCGGTGCCGATGTTCGACCGCGACACCGGCAAGGTGGACCCGGCCGTGGTGGCCTACTGGCGCACCCACTACGACATTTCTGCGCGCGTGGCCGCGCAGTGGCCCACGCTCAAGCCGGATCTGGACGGCAAGATCCACCTGATCGTCGGCACCGCCGACACGTTCTACCTGGATGGGGCCGCGCATAAATTCCAGGCGGTGCTGGACGGCCTGGGCGCCAAGAGCGACTTCCGCTATCTGGAAGGCCGCACCCACTTCGATCTGTACAAGGAGGGCGACGACAGCAGCGCCCTGATGAAGAAGATTGCCTGGGAGATGTACGCCGTGGCGC includes:
- a CDS encoding phospholipase D-like domain-containing protein is translated as MTWIIVATVITTLVVGLLLLNFATPEKKLEHIPSHCYDVSDPQFKREMSVLLGPAILPGNKIQVLHNGHEIFPAMLAAIRSAQRTITFETYIYWSGEIGREFSQALAERARAGVKVRVTIDWGGSLKMDAALVEDMTEAGVEVHRYRPLTWYNLHRVNNRTHRKLLVIDGRIGFTGGVGVADQWMGDAQDPEHWRDSHYRIEGPVVAQVQAAFNDNWIKTTGRVLNGAEYYPELAPAGDSDAQLFVASPAGGSESMHLMYLIAIAAARSSIDLAAAYFVPDALITRSLLEARARGVQIRVLLPGKHIDAISVRLASKASWEPLLQAGIDIHEFLPTMLHTKLLVIDSLLVSVGSTNFDIRSFRLNDEASLNVYDRALAAQMTEVFERDLQRAELYTLERWRKRPLRQKLGEKLVIPFRSQV
- a CDS encoding DUF6393 family protein encodes the protein MPRITPSHWAATFALIGIAVLSLLSCTNAETALTASTQEDILKSEAVPMLDEIYASQKPFRFQQVDVSSIVSNYIPLGTAKATVLEMVGKSPTSKIVEDTAGKLVIRDNKGQAMLDPDARSIVMTFSLNSSGKVTHVYAVYIKNQ
- a CDS encoding alpha/beta hydrolase, whose translation is MHVSASFCPRLGLAVGLLCACCAHAAAPAAAHRLLRVTLDGASDQPVSGRLLVFATLAKDAQAAAKDGKDDKAGKVEAVDVSPFRPTAVAVAAQEVTALAPGASVEIDLDNIAFPSAFSALPAGAYLFQAVLDPDHSYGYAGRDGGDLLSAVTAVTPGKGKPLPTLRLSKQVPVSDDPWQVSPRAPQAIRDAVPEARLHSADASMVSPSLSAFWGRPISIRARVLTPPGYDAKAAARYPTVYVTHGFGGNYNRFAGSIAATWSAMAAKQMPPMIWVFLDQATPTGTHEFADSVNNGPWGSALTEELIPALERQYKMDGKASGRFLNGHSSGGWATLWLQTRYPKLFGGTWSTSPDSSDFRDFTGPDLYAPNANVYRRPDGSQFPLIRDQGKVVADLETFAKLERVLGPYGGQMTSLEWVFSPRGPDGRPVPMFDRDTGKVDPAVVAYWRTHYDISARVAAQWPTLKPDLDGKIHLIVGTADTFYLDGAAHKFQAVLDGLGAKSDFRYLEGRTHFDLYKEGDDSSALMKKIAWEMYAVARPKR
- a CDS encoding MFS transporter gives rise to the protein MSAPPTSPIAAGSGAAPGSLRRSVSNTLKGSAGNLVEWYDVYVYSVFAVYFESQFFSKEDKNATMFVWAIFAMTFLMRPIGAWYFGRFADRYGRRLALTISVSMMALCSFVIAITPTVSTIGIAAPIILLLARLLQGFATGGEYGTSATYMSEAAIPGRRGFLSSFHYVTLVGGHVLAQTTLLVMLHFFDAPQVSEWGWRVAFGLGGIGALVVFWLRQSMDESLSSESIADSRTGKAKASGSMRELFVNQWRPLLLCFLITAGGTIAFYTYSVTGPKMIQTAFAGGDVMAGTIINLVALTVLMLMQPIGGWLSDIVGRKSLLVFFGIGGVLYTWFLVMELPKQTDWLTAFAILTVGFVILTGYTSINAVVKAELFPTHVRALGVGLGYALANSAFGGTAPLLYQASLKTGHVSEFVIYATAVIAVSLVVYMFFLTNKGSNWLDDEAAMHQRKR
- a CDS encoding type II toxin-antitoxin system RelE/ParE family toxin; this translates as MLRRDWTVPAAKQLAYAQDHYHALNPTAAAAMARQVLEATRTLAEQPGRGRAGRVAGTREWVVKQTPYVLVYRVRDDALQLLHVQVDAKDWLPRTEPKGERLDPWIASLVSALLHVLMLLILLSASTPTMTPPQGSASGGRTKVDFVGDTSTPDQPVPSPAPTPPSPMPAPVQPPPAASPVQSTLVKTAKNPIPPAGNTRRGGLVEQRQAQPVQRPTPPQPPAEPSSPPQRRPQTWTGRPPGMLEEEADAAEDGMSNTPTISEGRRRDRNNAQPSMDVGGYQVYYEVRSETQLRNWRDQGMKEVAIILPGTQYRMVCPLEVALKRGSSKCRLLPPDSPELKDIGDAREVINMMEVYKQGEPVWRGPGPYR